Proteins from a single region of Echeneis naucrates chromosome 14, fEcheNa1.1, whole genome shotgun sequence:
- the LOC115054091 gene encoding neuronal acetylcholine receptor subunit alpha-10-like isoform X2, producing the protein MKLVCSSSSFLLVFFLPVCFAAHGRFAQKLLNDLFSNYTNALRPVEDTDHIINVTMQITLSQIIDMDERNQILTTYLWVRQVWMDAFLTWKKEDYDGLDAIRIPSSRVWRPDIVLYNSADDQFSSSMETNVVLRNDGEVMWDQPAITKSSCAVDVAFFPFDLQQCVLTFGSWTHSGNQMDLFSASDNADLSSIVPNVEWEVLGMPSKKNVILYGCCSDPYPDLSFTLHLKRRASFYIFNLLIPCMMISFLAPLGFYLPADSGEKVSLGVTVLLALTVFQLLVAESMPPSESVPLIGKYYIATMTMVTASTALTIFIMNIHHCGPEAHPVPEWAKRFILNHLARICFVHEVGENFLGGASSQKKHLSQEEAEATSASGGNSRGINWDVNGRAGGRANQDGVGQAWKEDLLVSITHAEEDGAVGAGGEGGAEDNRREILVKTQCLCQHQGLRKSVEYIANSYQDQRVAQVRIGEWRKVAKVMDRFFMWLFFIMVFFMSILILGKAI; encoded by the exons ATGAAGCTGGTCTGCAGCAGCTCGTCTTTCCTGCTCGTCTTCTTTCTGCCCG TTTGCTTTGCTGCTCACGGTCGCTTCGCTCAGAAGCTGCTGAACGACTTGTTCTCCAATTACACCAACGCCCTGCGTCCGGTGGAAGACACCGACCACATCATCAATGTCACCATGCAGATCACTCTGTCTCAGATCATCGACATG GATGAGCGGAACCAGATCCTGACCACCTACCTGTGGGTCCGGCAGGTATGGATGGATGCCTTCCTCACATGGAAGAAGGAAGACTACGACGGCCTGGACGCCATCCGGATTCCCAGCAGCCGTGTATGGAGGCCTGATATTGTCCTGTATAACAG TGCAGATGACCAGTTCTCCAGTTCCATGGAGACCAACGTTGTTCTGCGTAATGATGGTGAAGTCATGTGGGACCAGCCGGCCATCACCAAAAGCTCCTGTGCCGTGGACGTGGCCTTCTTCCCCTTTGACCTGCAGCAGTGTGTCCTAACGTTTGGCTCCTGGACTCACAGCGGCAACCAGATGGACTTGTTCAGCGCCTCAGACAACGCCGACCTGTCCAGCATTGTCCCCAACGTGGAATGGGAG GTTCTTGGGATGCCAAGCAAGAAAAACGTCATCCTGTACGGCTGCTGCTCGGACCCGTACCCCGACCTCAGCTTCACCCTCCACCTGAAGCGACGCGCCTCCTTCTACATCTTCAACCTCCTCATCCCCTGTATGATGATCTCCTTCCTGGCCCCGCTGGGCTTCTACCTGCCGGCCGACTCGGGTGAGAAGGTCTCCCTGGGAGTCACGGTGCTGCTGGCCCTCACTGTGTTTCAGCTGCTGGTTGCTGAGAGCATGCCGCCCTCCGAAAGCGTCCCGCTGATCG GAAAATACTACATTGCTACCATGACAATGGTCACCGCCTCAACTGCtctcaccatcttcatcatgaACATTCACCACTGCGGTCCAGAGGCTCATCCCGTCCCAGAATGGGCCAAACGCTTCATCCTCAATCACCTGGCTCGCATCTGTTTCGTCCACGAGGTCGGAGAGAACTTTCTCGGGGGGGCGTCATCCCAGAAAAAGCATCTGTcacaggaggaggctgaagcTACATCAGCCAGTGGTGGGAACTCCAGAGGAATCAACTGGGACGTGAATGGACGGGCGGGAGGGAGGGCAAACCAGGATGGGGTGGGGCAAGCCTGGAAAGAGGATCTGTTAGTATCCATCACCCACGCTGAGGAGGACGGAGCTGTTGGTGCGGGAGGCgaaggaggagctgaagacAACAGGAGGGAAATCTTGGTGAAAACTCAGTGCCTCTGCCAGCATCAGGGTCTGCGCAAGAGCGTTGAGTACATCGCCAACTCTTACCAAGACCAGCGGGTGGCACAAGTGCGTATCGGCGAGTGGAGGAAGGTTGCCAAGGTCATGGATCGCTTCTTTATGTGGCTGTTCTTCATCATGGTCTTCTTCATGAGCATCCTCATCCTGGGTAAAGCCATCTGA
- the siah2l gene encoding E3 ubiquitin-protein ligase Siah2 isoform X1, translating into MSGPPSAGAGPGLGSGKAGGVKHEGSAAVSLPSPAERSAELTALFECPVCFDYVLPPILQCQAGHLLCSQCRQKLSCCPTCRGPLSPSIRNLAMEKVASALPFPCKFSSAGCLLSLHHSEKPDHEEVCEFRPYTCPCPGATCKWHGSLEAVMPHLMHVHKSITTLQGEDIVFLATDINLPGPVDWVMMQSCFSHHFMLVLEKQEKYEGHQQFFAVVLLIGTRKQAENFAYRLELNGIRRRLTWEATPRSIQDGVAAAIMNSDCLVFDTSIAHLFADNGNLGINVTISMF; encoded by the exons ATGAGCGGTCCGCCCTCCGCCGGAGCCGGGCCGGGACTGGGGTCCGGGAAAGCGGGCGGAGTGAAGCACGAGGGCTCCGCCGCCGTGTCGCTGCCGTCCCCGGCCGAACGGTCCGCCGAGCTCACGGCGCTGTTCGAGTGCCCGGTGTGCTTCGACTACGTGCTGCCGCCCATCCTGCAGTGCCAGGCGGGTCACCTGCTCTGCAGCCAGTGCCGGCAGAAGCTGAGCTGCTGCCCGACCTGCCGGGGCCCGCTCAGCCCGAGCATCCGGAACCTGGCCATGGAGAAGGTGGCCTCCGCGCTGCCCTTCCCCTGCAAG TTCTCGTCAGCCGGTTGTCTGCTCTCCCTCCATCACAGCGAGAAGCCGGACCATGAGGAGGTTTGTGAATTCAGGCCGTACACCTGTCCGTGTCCTGGAGCCACCTGCAAGTGGCACGGCTCGCTGGAGGCTGTCATGCCGCACCTGATGCATGTCCACAAATCCATCACCACGCTGCAG ggtGAGGACATCGTCTTCCTGGCAACAGACATCAACCTCCCCGGCCCCGTGGACTGGGTGATGATGCAGTCGTGTTTCAGCCACCACTTCATGTTGGTCCTGGAGAAGCAGGAGAAGTACGAGGGCCACCAGCAGTTCTTCGCCGTCGTGCTGCTCATCGGCACCCGCAAGCAGGCCGAGAACTTTGCCTATCGCCTGGAGCTCAACGGCATTCGCCGCCGGCTCACTTGGGAGGCCACACCACGCTCCATCCAGGACGGGGTGGCAGCTGCCATCATGAACAGTGACTGCCTGGTGTTCGACACCTCCATCGCCCATCTTTTCGCTGACAATGGCAACCTGGGGATCAACGTCACCATCTCCATGTTCTGA
- the LOC115054091 gene encoding neuronal acetylcholine receptor subunit alpha-9-I-like isoform X3 has protein sequence MPSSHGRRKTTTAWTPSGFPAAVYGGLILSCITDDQFSSSMETNVVLRNDGEVMWDQPAITKSSCAVDVAFFPFDLQQCVLTFGSWTHSGNQMDLFSASDNADLSSIVPNVEWEVSCFLDDCPFSDTITILLFEQVLGMPSKKNVILYGCCSDPYPDLSFTLHLKRRASFYIFNLLIPCMMISFLAPLGFYLPADSGEKVSLGVTVLLALTVFQLLVAESMPPSESVPLIGKYYIATMTMVTASTALTIFIMNIHHCGPEAHPVPEWAKRFILNHLARICFVHEVGENFLGGASSQKKHLSQEEAEATSASGGNSRGINWDVNGRAGGRANQDGVGQAWKEDLLVSITHAEEDGAVGAGGEGGAEDNRREILVKTQCLCQHQGLRKSVEYIANSYQDQRVAQVRIGEWRKVAKVMDRFFMWLFFIMVFFMSILILGKAI, from the exons ATGCCTTCCTCACATGGAAGAAGGAAGACTACGACGGCCTGGACGCCATCCGGATTCCCAGCAGCCGTGTATGGAGGCCTGATATTGTCCTGTATAACAG ATGACCAGTTCTCCAGTTCCATGGAGACCAACGTTGTTCTGCGTAATGATGGTGAAGTCATGTGGGACCAGCCGGCCATCACCAAAAGCTCCTGTGCCGTGGACGTGGCCTTCTTCCCCTTTGACCTGCAGCAGTGTGTCCTAACGTTTGGCTCCTGGACTCACAGCGGCAACCAGATGGACTTGTTCAGCGCCTCAGACAACGCCGACCTGTCCAGCATTGTCCCCAACGTGGAATGGGAGGTGAGTTGTTTCCTTGATGACTGTCCATTCTCTGACACAATCACAATCCTTTTGTTTGAGCAGGTTCTTGGGATGCCAAGCAAGAAAAACGTCATCCTGTACGGCTGCTGCTCGGACCCGTACCCCGACCTCAGCTTCACCCTCCACCTGAAGCGACGCGCCTCCTTCTACATCTTCAACCTCCTCATCCCCTGTATGATGATCTCCTTCCTGGCCCCGCTGGGCTTCTACCTGCCGGCCGACTCGGGTGAGAAGGTCTCCCTGGGAGTCACGGTGCTGCTGGCCCTCACTGTGTTTCAGCTGCTGGTTGCTGAGAGCATGCCGCCCTCCGAAAGCGTCCCGCTGATCG GAAAATACTACATTGCTACCATGACAATGGTCACCGCCTCAACTGCtctcaccatcttcatcatgaACATTCACCACTGCGGTCCAGAGGCTCATCCCGTCCCAGAATGGGCCAAACGCTTCATCCTCAATCACCTGGCTCGCATCTGTTTCGTCCACGAGGTCGGAGAGAACTTTCTCGGGGGGGCGTCATCCCAGAAAAAGCATCTGTcacaggaggaggctgaagcTACATCAGCCAGTGGTGGGAACTCCAGAGGAATCAACTGGGACGTGAATGGACGGGCGGGAGGGAGGGCAAACCAGGATGGGGTGGGGCAAGCCTGGAAAGAGGATCTGTTAGTATCCATCACCCACGCTGAGGAGGACGGAGCTGTTGGTGCGGGAGGCgaaggaggagctgaagacAACAGGAGGGAAATCTTGGTGAAAACTCAGTGCCTCTGCCAGCATCAGGGTCTGCGCAAGAGCGTTGAGTACATCGCCAACTCTTACCAAGACCAGCGGGTGGCACAAGTGCGTATCGGCGAGTGGAGGAAGGTTGCCAAGGTCATGGATCGCTTCTTTATGTGGCTGTTCTTCATCATGGTCTTCTTCATGAGCATCCTCATCCTGGGTAAAGCCATCTGA
- the siah2l gene encoding E3 ubiquitin-protein ligase Siah2 isoform X2: MLCPASCLPLLRELAQWRCLLGWHRHHGVSASSAVGLTANTGQQQQLQQGSEVRARASRPIGYTKPLLSSQFSSAGCLLSLHHSEKPDHEEVCEFRPYTCPCPGATCKWHGSLEAVMPHLMHVHKSITTLQGEDIVFLATDINLPGPVDWVMMQSCFSHHFMLVLEKQEKYEGHQQFFAVVLLIGTRKQAENFAYRLELNGIRRRLTWEATPRSIQDGVAAAIMNSDCLVFDTSIAHLFADNGNLGINVTISMF; encoded by the exons atgttgtgtcCGGCCTCCTGCCTGCCGCTCCTCAGGGAGTTGGCTCAGTGGCGCTGCCTGCTGGGCTGGCATCGCCACCACGGAGTCAGTGCCTCTAGCGCTGTGGGGCTAACCGCTAACAcaggacaacagcagcagctgcagcaggggtcagaggtcagggccAGGGCCAGTCGACCCATCGGCTACACCAAGCCACTGCTGAGCAGCCAG TTCTCGTCAGCCGGTTGTCTGCTCTCCCTCCATCACAGCGAGAAGCCGGACCATGAGGAGGTTTGTGAATTCAGGCCGTACACCTGTCCGTGTCCTGGAGCCACCTGCAAGTGGCACGGCTCGCTGGAGGCTGTCATGCCGCACCTGATGCATGTCCACAAATCCATCACCACGCTGCAG ggtGAGGACATCGTCTTCCTGGCAACAGACATCAACCTCCCCGGCCCCGTGGACTGGGTGATGATGCAGTCGTGTTTCAGCCACCACTTCATGTTGGTCCTGGAGAAGCAGGAGAAGTACGAGGGCCACCAGCAGTTCTTCGCCGTCGTGCTGCTCATCGGCACCCGCAAGCAGGCCGAGAACTTTGCCTATCGCCTGGAGCTCAACGGCATTCGCCGCCGGCTCACTTGGGAGGCCACACCACGCTCCATCCAGGACGGGGTGGCAGCTGCCATCATGAACAGTGACTGCCTGGTGTTCGACACCTCCATCGCCCATCTTTTCGCTGACAATGGCAACCTGGGGATCAACGTCACCATCTCCATGTTCTGA
- the LOC115054091 gene encoding neuronal acetylcholine receptor subunit alpha-10-like isoform X1, translating into MKLVCSSSSFLLVFFLPVCFAAHGRFAQKLLNDLFSNYTNALRPVEDTDHIINVTMQITLSQIIDMDERNQILTTYLWVRQVWMDAFLTWKKEDYDGLDAIRIPSSRVWRPDIVLYNSADDQFSSSMETNVVLRNDGEVMWDQPAITKSSCAVDVAFFPFDLQQCVLTFGSWTHSGNQMDLFSASDNADLSSIVPNVEWEVSCFLDDCPFSDTITILLFEQVLGMPSKKNVILYGCCSDPYPDLSFTLHLKRRASFYIFNLLIPCMMISFLAPLGFYLPADSGEKVSLGVTVLLALTVFQLLVAESMPPSESVPLIGKYYIATMTMVTASTALTIFIMNIHHCGPEAHPVPEWAKRFILNHLARICFVHEVGENFLGGASSQKKHLSQEEAEATSASGGNSRGINWDVNGRAGGRANQDGVGQAWKEDLLVSITHAEEDGAVGAGGEGGAEDNRREILVKTQCLCQHQGLRKSVEYIANSYQDQRVAQVRIGEWRKVAKVMDRFFMWLFFIMVFFMSILILGKAI; encoded by the exons ATGAAGCTGGTCTGCAGCAGCTCGTCTTTCCTGCTCGTCTTCTTTCTGCCCG TTTGCTTTGCTGCTCACGGTCGCTTCGCTCAGAAGCTGCTGAACGACTTGTTCTCCAATTACACCAACGCCCTGCGTCCGGTGGAAGACACCGACCACATCATCAATGTCACCATGCAGATCACTCTGTCTCAGATCATCGACATG GATGAGCGGAACCAGATCCTGACCACCTACCTGTGGGTCCGGCAGGTATGGATGGATGCCTTCCTCACATGGAAGAAGGAAGACTACGACGGCCTGGACGCCATCCGGATTCCCAGCAGCCGTGTATGGAGGCCTGATATTGTCCTGTATAACAG TGCAGATGACCAGTTCTCCAGTTCCATGGAGACCAACGTTGTTCTGCGTAATGATGGTGAAGTCATGTGGGACCAGCCGGCCATCACCAAAAGCTCCTGTGCCGTGGACGTGGCCTTCTTCCCCTTTGACCTGCAGCAGTGTGTCCTAACGTTTGGCTCCTGGACTCACAGCGGCAACCAGATGGACTTGTTCAGCGCCTCAGACAACGCCGACCTGTCCAGCATTGTCCCCAACGTGGAATGGGAGGTGAGTTGTTTCCTTGATGACTGTCCATTCTCTGACACAATCACAATCCTTTTGTTTGAGCAGGTTCTTGGGATGCCAAGCAAGAAAAACGTCATCCTGTACGGCTGCTGCTCGGACCCGTACCCCGACCTCAGCTTCACCCTCCACCTGAAGCGACGCGCCTCCTTCTACATCTTCAACCTCCTCATCCCCTGTATGATGATCTCCTTCCTGGCCCCGCTGGGCTTCTACCTGCCGGCCGACTCGGGTGAGAAGGTCTCCCTGGGAGTCACGGTGCTGCTGGCCCTCACTGTGTTTCAGCTGCTGGTTGCTGAGAGCATGCCGCCCTCCGAAAGCGTCCCGCTGATCG GAAAATACTACATTGCTACCATGACAATGGTCACCGCCTCAACTGCtctcaccatcttcatcatgaACATTCACCACTGCGGTCCAGAGGCTCATCCCGTCCCAGAATGGGCCAAACGCTTCATCCTCAATCACCTGGCTCGCATCTGTTTCGTCCACGAGGTCGGAGAGAACTTTCTCGGGGGGGCGTCATCCCAGAAAAAGCATCTGTcacaggaggaggctgaagcTACATCAGCCAGTGGTGGGAACTCCAGAGGAATCAACTGGGACGTGAATGGACGGGCGGGAGGGAGGGCAAACCAGGATGGGGTGGGGCAAGCCTGGAAAGAGGATCTGTTAGTATCCATCACCCACGCTGAGGAGGACGGAGCTGTTGGTGCGGGAGGCgaaggaggagctgaagacAACAGGAGGGAAATCTTGGTGAAAACTCAGTGCCTCTGCCAGCATCAGGGTCTGCGCAAGAGCGTTGAGTACATCGCCAACTCTTACCAAGACCAGCGGGTGGCACAAGTGCGTATCGGCGAGTGGAGGAAGGTTGCCAAGGTCATGGATCGCTTCTTTATGTGGCTGTTCTTCATCATGGTCTTCTTCATGAGCATCCTCATCCTGGGTAAAGCCATCTGA